TTACCCCCGAGACTCATCTATAGTTTAAGTCATTGAGTCTGGtataaaataatatcaaaattATTGTATACACTGACATTACTTAAATCAGAAACATGAAGAAGGTTTGATAGACAGAGGGAAAGTTGTGCTCAAGGAAATGGATCTTCTGGCTCAAGTCACACAACTTCTAAAAGATTTTAATTTTAAGTAGTGTGTCTTATAGTCTAGACTAgattatgagcctgtttggatggacttatgcctataagctgaaaacgacttataagttaaaaaaaaataattggagtagtctaacttttttttttttggatgagcttataagctgctttagagcctgtttggatgagcttatacctataagctgcaaacagcttataagctaaaaaaaaataagttggggtagtctaacttattttttttttggcttataacagcttataagctgctttatataagctaagtcaaataggCCCAATTacttttttgagcttattttaagcacataatgactttaagctgaccagccaaacactcaaaaaaactgaaaacaacttataaacaacttataagtcaatccaaatgggctcttagataagctaagtcaaatgagtccaattatttttttgagcttattttaagcacaaaatgactttaagttggccagtcaaacactaaaaaaaaacttaaaacagcttataagcaacttataagccaatccaaatggacTCTATATctttttaatataatattgttataATGAATTATTAGTTTGTTCGCTTCTTGAATATTAACCTCAATTACTAAAAGCTATGAGTACGCCACTAATCAGACACAAtacaaaaataaaatcaaattttaTACTATTGAAGTTAATTTTTCTAATCTCTAATAACCAAACCACTCTAATACTATAAAATTTGAAATGGTAGAAAAGAAATTGTACCTGCAATGCAGAAACCAGAGATAGGCAACAGATTAGGGTGCTTAAGCCTGGAGAGTTCTTCAAACAATGCAATAGCATCATCATGGCCTATTTCCCTAGCATGTTCCAATACTTTGATTGCCACGTGGAGGTCACCTGGAAGTACAGCTCTGTATACGGGCCCACACCTCCCTTCAGCTAACAATGACTCTTTCCCAAAGTGTGATGTTGCTGCTATGAGGTCCTTGAAAGTCAAGTTCATCAATGGTTTTTCAAACATTACTACTGGTGCTGAACTTGGTTCTTTTATATCAGCAACCCATAAATTTCCTGATTCCGTCTCAAATGAAAATGGTCCTGATTTGTCCATTCTGAATGGTATTTGAATTGGTTTTGATATTAGCCATTTGTTCTTCCTAGcaacttgttttcttttcttgTATAGGCACAAAATGATTGACCCTATAGCCAAGATTAGAAATGTAGAAGCAGATGAAATGGCTATGATTAGaactttctttcttgatttgggcTTTTTTGTTTTGGTGTTTTGGTTCATTGATTGGGTAGGTTTGTGTTTGATAGGCAACACTTTGTGTGGTGGGGTTGTAAAGTTATGGTGTTTAATGTGGACTTGTGAGGAATTCTTGGTTTGAGAAACGAAAGCATGAATAAAAGAAGAGTTACCAAATTTTGCTAACTGTTCTTTGGGTATTAGCCCAGTAAAGTTGTTCAATGAGATATTCAAGAAATTAAGACTAGAAAGAGGGGGGAAATCATTGGGAAACGTACCATTCATGTGGTTGATAGAAACATCTAAATGTTTCAGTGACTTGATATGTGAAATGGGTTGTAGATTGCCATAAATATTACAGCTAGAAATGCTCAAAATTTCAAGCTTGGTTAGGTTGGTAAACCAAAAAGGCAAATTCTTGAGATCATTATGTGAAAGGTCAAGAGAAGTAAGATTAAGCACATAAAAAGCAGAGCCTAGGTTGGTGAACCTGTTGAAAGAAAGATCAAGTCTTTGAATATTTGATGGCCTTGTTACAGCAATTGTTCCTCCTAGCCTATTTTTTGACAGGTTGACTTGAACCAAAGATGAGATAGACCAAAATAAAGAATGAACAGAACCCTTCAAGGAATTATTTGAGAGATCTACAGTATGAAGATGAGACAAATTTCGTAAGTACTTCCATGAGACTGTGCCAGTGAGGTTTCTTGAAGATAACTTTATCTCAGTTATTGGAGAAGAACAGTTTGAGCTTAACCAAGTGATGTTGAACCCATAAACAGAGCTGAAGGCCTTGGAAACAAGAGATAAATCTGTGTTGTTTTTGCAAGTGGATTCTGATTTTGAGAATGTGAATAGAGAAAGGAAGATGAAGAGTGTGAAGAAGATTTTCATTTTTGTGTGGGGATTGGGATTCTTTTTGTTTTCCAGTTGGAAGTAGTTTAAGTAAATGCCATAAAGACTTGATAAGAGTAGATGGAGAAGGGGAATTTCAAGTGGAGGTAAATAAGTCCAACAGAATTTGGTTTTATATATGGAGAGAGAAATAAGAAATACTAgtaggaaagagagagagagagatgaacaAATATACCCGGACCCGTGAGAGGGTTTGTTGAACCTAAACTTCCTTTTGGGTTCAACCATAGAATTTACAAACATCCATTTGATTAAGCAAATTCTTAAAGGTCCTCTCTTTCTCTGTCTCctctattacttttttttttgtagtgtgaTTGGTAGGAAGGGGAATACAGAAGGACATTATAAGAGTAAGAAATTTGTAAAGAAATGGACTACacttccttaaaaaaaaaaatcttaaaccTAACTCAACTCCAAAAACTAATTTATGAGGGGATGTTTTTCTAAAGTCCATATAGGGAGTTCACCATCCCTTAAACCACCGATATAATATTTTAACACCCACCTCACTCCCAGGCCTAGACATCTGATGCGTGGAAATAATAATTGAGATGGGTCCTGCTCTGATATTATGTAAAGAAATGAATCTTGGACTTAACTCAACTTCAAAAGCTAGCTTATGTGAAGAGAATTGTTCAAGTCCATATAAGAAGTCCACTCATCCCTTAAACCACTAATATGGGATATTTTAACAAAATTAAATCTGCACCAATAAGCTTAAATTTGAAGTAGTCTATCAACCGGACTACTAAGATTCTCCTTGTGATCGGAATTAGTTTGAAATTCCGACATTAGTAAAATTTCAACCTTAATTACCCTATTAAAAATCAAATCTTGGCTATGAGATTatagatcccccccccccccccccccccacacacacacaccccaaAAGTTCACGATGATCGCAGGTATCTATTGAATTTGATAGGCAAGCCGAAAGAAATTGCGTCTACAAAAATGCAAATCAAGTAAAATTGTCATGTCTATACTCTATGGTAAAACTAGTGCATTTTTATTTTGATATTTATATTTAATCAATGAATAATAAATTATTATTCTTTCACAAACGTATTTATCACTTAGTATGAATAAATGACATGCAGTTAAATCTTAACTTTCAGTTGTTAAAATTAACTTATTTAATTTAAGTTACGACACACTTTACCTTTCcctgggtcctattaccccctaaacttatttaaaatgGAATAATTACCCCCCTAAACGCTGACGTGGCAAAGAAagtgtgtttcactctctttgGGAGAGCGAGAAACATAAAAAACAGAAAAACTTAATTTTGTTCttaaaaatctgtattttcttaaaatatgaaaaacTGAATTGTTTTTTAAACAATATGAAAAATCTGTTTTATAGAAACTAAATCTGGAAAATTGAGTCTTCTTATTAAAAATTTGGACATTTTAAATCTAGAAAACTGattatttttttctatatatgaaaataaatctagttttaaaaaatgggttttccacaatttaaaaaaataattaatttttccaaaattttataaaaattcagttttttcacattttgacaagaaaaaaacTTTTTCTGGAAtttattgaaaaataaaagtgtcctaagaaaatgaaaagcaaaattttttaagacattttaaaaaaataatcaagttttccatatttaaaaaaatccatttttccatattttaatAAAATTCATGTTTTTACTTTTGTTAaaagggggtggggggggggggggggggtttaaaaaaatcaagttttcagatttttttaaaaaaagtttttaaaaatcatcttttaaacaaaattttaattttaaaaaatccatgttttcagttttttttttttttttaaatcaaactggtttttaaaaaaaaaaaaactggttttaaaaacctttttttttaaaaagaaaattcagttttttaattttttttaatcctggttttcagtttttttttaaatcaaatttttaatttttttttaaaagggtcttaaaaatcattttttaaaagaaattcagttttttatttttttaaaaaaaattgacacataagctgaaaaaattaaaaaataaaaagaaaataaataaatacacatgtagcaaggagagtgtatgtcactctctCATATGAGAGTGAACATCAGCGTTTGAGGAGTTAATTATAccgttttaaataagtttaggaGGTAATAAGACCTAAAAATAAATGTGTCGTAATAAATTCGAATATATTCAGCAGGGTAACAGTGTTTTATGCCTGTATTTTAGCAAGTAACTATTTAGTAGTCGCACATGACCTAACAAATTTCAACTCCAATATTAAAACGCGTGTTCGGTGAAAACAGCGCCTTAGAAACCTACTAGTTTGACCTGTTTCTAATCCATGTCAATTCATTCTCTCGTGAGTCAGTTATACGTTTATTTTTAGGCAAAAGAAAATaatccaaataaaataataaagcataCATGAACTTATTGGGTAGAATTTATTTTGTCATACGTCCTTCTGTACcaattatttgtcattttgtgGGCTAATCTTCTGCTTTCTGTTGACCAGAAGGCCAAAGTTACTCCATGCAAGAAGGGTAAGATTATAACTGACGATTGCAGTTAATTTCTCCGGAAGAGAATGTATTTATAGTGATTTCTATTTTTTACATACTGTATTATGagttatataaaaatatttatttggaaaTCATATATTGTATTCTCTTCTAAGGATTCACATGGTTCATTTTTCTCTTTGTTAAGGCAGGGATGGGATGAGAGAAAAAGTGGCGGagctagaatttttattaaagggtgtcaaaatataaaaaaataaatatacgaTCAAATTAAGGGGTTTAACACATAGTATATACACATAAAAAagttattttttcatatttacacAATGTAATTTTTCGGCGAAGGGGTGTCGACACCCCTTGGGAGCATGTGGCTCCGCCATTGGTGAGAAATACTCCAAGTCATCCAAAATTTAAATTTGATTGATTTTATATTTGGGTTATATACTGAATCCATTATACTAAAATTATGATTCAAAATCTAATACTTTTTAAATTTCGCGAGTCTTATATGCATATCTATACTTCAGGCCTAAAattgagtccggagcctaaagggtataaaaatacacggtatttatCAAAAGGAGATgcccaaaaatttatataccaaaaggggtatatcgtgggctgatccacaaTATACCCCAAAGTTTTTTTTCGGCTGTCAGAGCCAATcaacgaaaaattaaaaaaaaaaaaatactttgaacgtataacgtggactgatccacgttatacaatatattttgtataacgtggatcagtccacgttttacaaatatattttgtaaaacgtggactgatccacgttttacctctaaagttttttgttttttttttgcgcgagcactaaaaaaaaaaattggtaaacttttttttttttgtgcaacacttagtgtgttttttcatactttgaccaatgattaatcgtgtgtgaagactccgaaacgtcaataatttatatagaacctgatatttttttctgcgtacaataatgtaggctcaatacatcaaggatacgtagacgttcgaatcgtcattttaggggttgaaaaggtgcccgaagtaagttttgtttgaaaaaacttagtgttttttcatactttgaccaatgattagtcgtgtgtgaagactccgaaacgtcaatattttatatagaacttgatattttttctgcgtacaataatgtaggctcaatacatcaaggatacgtagacgttcggatagtcattttaacggttgaaaaggtacccgaagtaagttttgtttaaggtttaagtgttttgttttttaaggttttgatttaagtgtgttattttttaatcacgacaaaacattattttgaatataaatataattctacaagatatagggagaaaaactagttgtaaagtggtcaaactttagatggtcataactttgcgctcggacgtccgttttacgcgtttgtttttttgaacttgcgtattttttcgagatctacgcagacgccgagccgatttttaaaaaaactccTTTTATCCCGTTCAATTTCgatttttccccaaattggcgtgaaattttcagttttatttacttataagatgatgatacgcaatagatttcaacgtaaaaatcgcGGGGTAATgtatctgtgaatgtcaatttcacttctgcggtttcaatttttgaaaataaagctgattaattttctcgacatataaagttgactaaaataaccttacagtcaaacactaagttttttcaaacaaaacttacttcgggcaccttttcaacccctaaaatgacgatccgaacatctacgtatccttgatgtattgagcctacattattgtacgcagaaaaaaaatatcaggttctatatgaTCTGATCGGATCCCGAACACGCGAGAGCTCAGCCCGGGAGGAATGCATGGTTCCCTGGCGCTTCATGAAAAAGTGGTTGGCTGATTAGTGAGGTCTTAAAAACGTCATAGAATTCATGATCGGTCATTCCATTTTTGAAAAAGGCAACAAAAGAGAGAAAGGAAGAAatcaaaaaggagaaaaagaatcaTACTTCTTGTTCGTccaaaatattgacgtttcagagtcttCACATACgattaatcattggtcaaagtatgaaaaaacacactaagtgttgcacaaaaaaaaaaagtttaccaattttttttttttagtgctcgcgcaaaaaaaaaaaaaaaaaacttttgaggtAAAACGTGGATCAAcccacgttttacaaaatatatttataaaacgtggactgatccacgttatacaaaatatattgtataacgtggatcagtgcACGTTATacgttcaaatttttttttttttttaatttttcgttgattggtatataaatttttgggcatccccttttggtaaataccgtgtatttttataccctttaggctccggactccctAAAATTTTGGGTTTAGTTAAAATGCATTGATTGTATGCTCCTAGCTAGTTGTAGTACCAAGcaaattaatttaattttaagttttacatttaaagTGGAATAACATATTACTTAATCTTATGTGAGAATTGTCTGTCATTTATCCGTTTAGTATAAATTCTGGGTGCGAGTAAATTTTTCCGGTGTTAATAATTAATAATTACTTAAGAATTTATATTCACTTCAAAGCCACTCTCTTGTGTGACTTTAACAAAGATTAGTTAATGTTGATCATGTGATATCTGCTGAAGTTAATAATAATCAAATTAATCATCAGAGACGTCAGTACTTGAATCTACTACTTTTCAAAAACACATTATTCTTCTTTTACTCTGCAACTCTATTTGACAAAGGAGGCAGCGAGATTATTTCTTGGAAGAGGATGTTAAATATATGGACAAAAGAATATTCAAGTAATACAAGTCAAGCATATACTGACaataatcatgccacaatttttTGAGAAAAGACCTTGACTCCATCAAACTCATGTTGTACCAAAAAACTCTAGTGGACAAGTAGTTGTAAATTACAAACCCCATGTTTACGTTCATACGCAAACCTCCAAAaaagttgaattgaatattaCTAACAAATATATGATGGAGGTCGGTCTACCCGGGGAAAACTTTGGAAAAAATTAATATTTCATCCAGTCTCaaatattaatcgtgttttaataTTTGATGCTTTAGAAATAGCAAAAAGTACTACTTTCAATTTTTCAAATTTACTATGACCGCTCCAATCAATGGATTATGCTCCAAATTATATTTTACTTGCATGGCAACATAGGCGAATATACAAGCTAAGATACGCGTTGAGCCGAATCCAACAACTTTGACTCAAATCGTGTATATAAGTGTTAAAAATCTCCTTATTATACAAATTGTTTAAGTTTGAATCCAGTAACTCAAATGATCGCTGGGTTCAGTAGCCTTCCAGACTTATAAAATTCAAATTCTAATTAATTTGACTCTAGGTGCATGTACGTACAAAGAAGTTTCATCATTATATCAAGTACATCATTATATCAAGTACAAGTTTCAGTAATAAGCTTACAAGTTTATCATTATTAATCTTGATAAGCTTGATGCGAATCAGTCCATGATGGCTTAATTTATAAAGTGGTAAACCGTATAACATAAAATGACAAAAGAAATGACATTGATTTGAACAAAAGGAAGCAATTCGTCCACTTAAGTTGAATTACAACGAGTAATTATTGATTATATTTCCACAGTTTTGCCTTATTGTAAACTAGATAAGAATAAGCTGtcaggggtcgtttggtgtgaaGGACAAGCGAAAATAGTTCCGGGATAAAATTTTAGTGCTTCCTTATCTCATATTTTGTTGGAATAAAAATCCGGAATAACTAatctcgggattagttatcccgggattgtagCCTTATTTTATCTCACCTTcaaggtggaataactaatcccgagaTAACTTATTCCAGGATAAGttgtttcccaaccaaacgaACCCCTATTATATTATTAATTTCCGAGAGAATGATAATGAATAGCTAATGACTTCACCTAACCCGTGTGAAGCCAAACCTAAACCTCCAAATGGAATGACAACTAAGATTTTTCgaatta
Above is a genomic segment from Lycium barbarum isolate Lr01 chromosome 12, ASM1917538v2, whole genome shotgun sequence containing:
- the LOC132622685 gene encoding calmodulin-binding receptor kinase CaMRLK, with protein sequence MFVNSMVEPKRKFRFNKPSHGSGYICSSLSLSFLLVFLISLSIYKTKFCWTYLPPLEIPLLHLLLSSLYGIYLNYFQLENKKNPNPHTKMKIFFTLFIFLSLFTFSKSESTCKNNTDLSLVSKAFSSVYGFNITWLSSNCSSPITEIKLSSRNLTGTVSWKYLRNLSHLHTVDLSNNSLKGSVHSLFWSISSLVQVNLSKNRLGGTIAVTRPSNIQRLDLSFNRFTNLGSAFYVLNLTSLDLSHNDLKNLPFWFTNLTKLEILSISSCNIYGNLQPISHIKSLKHLDVSINHMNGTFPNDFPPLSSLNFLNISLNNFTGLIPKEQLAKFGNSSFIHAFVSQTKNSSQVHIKHHNFTTPPHKVLPIKHKPTQSMNQNTKTKKPKSRKKVLIIAISSASTFLILAIGSIILCLYKKRKQVARKNKWLISKPIQIPFRMDKSGPFSFETESGNLWVADIKEPSSAPVVMFEKPLMNLTFKDLIAATSHFGKESLLAEGRCGPVYRAVLPGDLHVAIKVLEHAREIGHDDAIALFEELSRLKHPNLLPISGFCIAGKEKLVLYEFMANGDLHRWLHELPTAATNVEDWTTDTWELQNGSQITSPGKMEWHTRHRIAVGVARGLAYLHHAQSKSVVHGHLVLSNILLADDFEPRIADFGLSQNRADGSNEMDVYDFGIVLVELLTGKIGSDDTIKWMRRLVKDGHGADALDSRLRLGGDSVSEMVECLRVGYLCTAENPSKRPRMQQVLGLLKDVHTH